A stretch of the Streptomyces sp. NBC_00078 genome encodes the following:
- a CDS encoding aldo/keto reductase: MKYRTIGTDPNHRREVSVLALGAMLMGSRTDEETSFAVLDRYVEAGGTFIDTSGNYAFWEDGGQGGQSEELLGRWRRSRGIGDEIVIATKLGARPLAPGTSYVDNPEGLSAKVIRESAERSRERLGVERLDLLYAHIDDPTVPQRETVEGFAALVAEGTVGLLGVSNQSVWRVERARALAAGGGLPGYEVLQYEHSYLRPRTDVPSDLFPDGTLGAAGPDLLGYLRAELGLTLVAYSPLLKGAYVRPDRLSSDYDHPGTPARLAALRDVARETGATANQVVLAWQLGGALPIIPLVGASSVAQLEENLAAVDLDLTADQRARLDAAH; encoded by the coding sequence ATGAAGTACCGCACGATCGGAACCGACCCGAACCACCGCCGTGAGGTGAGCGTCCTCGCCCTGGGGGCGATGCTCATGGGCTCACGGACGGACGAGGAGACGTCCTTCGCCGTGCTCGACCGGTACGTCGAGGCCGGCGGCACCTTCATCGACACCTCCGGCAACTACGCCTTCTGGGAGGACGGAGGCCAGGGCGGCCAGAGCGAGGAACTCCTCGGGCGGTGGCGGCGCAGCCGCGGCATCGGCGACGAGATCGTCATCGCCACCAAGCTCGGCGCCCGCCCGCTCGCCCCCGGCACCAGCTACGTCGACAACCCGGAAGGCCTGTCCGCGAAGGTGATCCGTGAGTCCGCCGAGCGCAGCCGGGAACGGCTCGGCGTGGAGAGGCTGGACCTGCTCTACGCCCACATCGACGACCCCACCGTCCCCCAGCGCGAGACCGTCGAGGGCTTCGCCGCACTGGTCGCCGAGGGCACGGTCGGGCTGCTCGGCGTGAGCAACCAGTCCGTCTGGCGGGTGGAGCGGGCACGTGCCCTGGCCGCCGGGGGCGGGCTGCCCGGTTACGAGGTGCTCCAGTACGAGCACAGCTATCTGCGCCCCCGGACCGACGTGCCGTCCGACCTCTTCCCCGACGGCACCCTCGGCGCGGCGGGCCCCGATCTGCTCGGCTATCTGCGGGCCGAGCTCGGCCTGACCCTGGTCGCGTACTCGCCGCTCCTGAAGGGCGCCTACGTCCGCCCCGACCGGCTGTCGTCCGACTACGACCACCCGGGCACCCCGGCCCGCCTCGCGGCGCTGCGGGACGTGGCCCGGGAGACCGGGGCCACCGCCAACCAGGTCGTCCTGGCCTGGCAGCTGGGCGGAGCCCTCCCGATCATCCCGCTGGTCGGGGCGTCATCGGTGGCCCAGCTGGAGGAGAACCTGGCGGCCGTCGACCTGGACCTCACGGCGGACCAGCGCGCCCGGCTGGACGCGGCGCACTGA
- a CDS encoding alpha-amylase family glycosyl hydrolase — protein MTVVYEINTLVWLGELGGRYGRRVTLGDVPAEVWDEVARPGVDTIWLMGVWQRSPAGLAISLRDEPLRASFRDALPDLTEADISGSPYCVRDYVVDATLGGAAGLAEARSQLAARGLRLILDYVPNHVAPDHPWLTARPHRLVRGTRDDLAGAPDAFVEVAGQIYARGRDPYFAPWPDVVQLNAFNDDLRTAAVDTLTSLGDQADGVRCDMAMLMMNDVFAKTWGDRAGPHPAEDFWPYVIERVRAHHPDLLFVAEAYWDLERALQQQGFDHCYDKRLYDRLRHEDAASTRAHLQSDPTYQHGLVRFLENHDEPRAAAALPDAARHRAAAVTVATLPGATLWHEGQFEGRRVRLPVFLSRRPQEPADEQLREFYGRLLPAAAAVREGDWRLLTATGRPDNETHRTLLAWSWTGPGSRHLVIVNHSDAPAQGHVPLPWPDLAARPCRLTDLLSAQTYDRSGDDLLAPGLFVDLPAWHTHVLSLA, from the coding sequence ATGACGGTCGTGTACGAGATCAACACCCTTGTCTGGCTGGGCGAGTTGGGCGGACGGTACGGGCGGCGGGTCACCCTGGGCGACGTACCCGCCGAGGTCTGGGACGAGGTCGCGCGGCCCGGCGTCGACACCATCTGGCTGATGGGCGTGTGGCAACGCAGCCCGGCCGGCCTCGCGATCTCCCTGCGCGACGAGCCCCTGCGCGCCTCGTTCCGCGACGCCCTGCCCGACCTCACCGAGGCGGACATCTCAGGATCCCCGTACTGCGTACGCGACTACGTCGTCGACGCGACCCTGGGCGGGGCGGCCGGGCTGGCCGAGGCCCGCTCGCAACTGGCCGCCCGGGGACTGCGGTTGATCCTCGACTACGTCCCCAACCACGTGGCCCCCGACCACCCCTGGCTCACCGCACGCCCGCACCGCCTGGTCCGCGGCACACGCGACGACCTGGCCGGCGCGCCCGATGCCTTCGTCGAGGTCGCCGGGCAGATCTACGCCCGTGGCCGCGACCCGTACTTCGCACCCTGGCCGGACGTCGTCCAACTCAACGCCTTCAACGACGACTTGCGTACGGCCGCCGTGGACACGCTCACCTCCCTCGGCGACCAGGCGGACGGTGTGCGCTGCGACATGGCGATGCTGATGATGAACGACGTGTTCGCCAAGACCTGGGGGGACAGGGCCGGACCGCACCCCGCCGAGGACTTCTGGCCGTACGTCATCGAGCGCGTACGCGCGCACCACCCGGACCTCCTCTTCGTCGCGGAGGCGTACTGGGACCTCGAACGGGCCCTGCAGCAACAGGGCTTCGACCACTGCTACGACAAGCGGCTCTACGACCGTCTCCGCCACGAGGACGCCGCCTCGACCCGCGCCCACCTCCAGTCGGACCCCACCTACCAGCACGGCCTGGTCCGCTTCCTGGAGAACCACGACGAACCCCGTGCGGCCGCCGCCCTTCCCGACGCCGCCCGCCACCGCGCCGCGGCCGTCACGGTCGCCACCCTGCCCGGCGCGACGCTCTGGCACGAGGGCCAGTTCGAGGGCCGCCGGGTACGCCTGCCGGTGTTCCTCTCCCGCCGGCCGCAGGAACCGGCCGACGAGCAGCTACGTGAGTTCTACGGCCGGCTGCTCCCCGCCGCGGCCGCCGTGCGCGAAGGCGACTGGCGCCTGCTCACCGCCACCGGCCGGCCGGACAACGAGACCCACCGCACCCTCCTCGCCTGGAGCTGGACCGGACCCGGCTCCCGCCACCTGGTGATCGTCAACCACTCCGACGCCCCGGCGCAGGGACACGTGCCCCTGCCCTGGCCCGACCTGGCCGCCCGCCCCTGCCGGCTGACCGACCTGCTCTCGGCACAGACGTACGACCGTAGCGGCGACGACCTGCTCGCTCCGGGCCTGTTCGTCGACCTGCCCGCCTGGCATACCCACGTACTTTCCCTGGCCTGA
- a CDS encoding NUDIX domain-containing protein, translated as MTAGIDTPDRRGRTGLDRTGLDLTGNPRVKVRDVKLLSSHWYVERATTFELQRADGTWSTQQRETHDRGNGATMLLYDTDRETVLLTRQFRFPVYVNEHPDGMLVETPGGLLDDDDEHPELAVRREVVEETGHTIGEVQHVFDVYMSPGSVTERVSFYAAAYGPSTRTHEGGGLAEEGEDIEILELPFRRALEMIRSGEIADAKTIMLLQWAALEGPFAT; from the coding sequence ATGACCGCCGGCATCGACACCCCGGACCGCCGCGGACGCACCGGCCTGGACCGGACCGGCCTGGATCTGACCGGCAACCCCCGCGTGAAGGTGCGGGACGTGAAGCTGCTCTCCAGCCACTGGTACGTGGAGCGCGCCACCACCTTCGAACTCCAGCGTGCCGACGGCACCTGGAGCACGCAGCAGCGCGAGACGCACGACCGCGGCAACGGCGCCACCATGCTGCTGTACGACACCGACCGCGAAACCGTCCTGCTCACCCGGCAGTTCCGCTTCCCGGTGTATGTCAACGAACACCCCGACGGCATGCTCGTCGAGACGCCGGGCGGACTCCTCGACGACGATGACGAGCACCCCGAACTCGCCGTGCGGCGCGAGGTGGTGGAGGAGACCGGGCACACCATCGGCGAGGTCCAGCACGTCTTCGACGTCTACATGAGCCCGGGCTCGGTCACCGAACGAGTCAGCTTCTACGCCGCGGCCTACGGCCCCTCGACCCGCACCCACGAGGGCGGCGGCCTCGCCGAGGAGGGCGAGGACATCGAGATCCTCGAACTGCCCTTCCGCCGGGCCCTGGAGATGATCCGCAGCGGCGAGATCGCCGACGCCAAGACCATCATGCTGCTGCAGTGGGCGGCCCTTGAGGGACCGTTCGCCACCTAG
- a CDS encoding helix-turn-helix domain-containing protein — protein MKWLETSTENCTVQRTLDLVGEKWTLLLVRDAFVGVRRFDDFRRHMGLSEAVLADRLRKLVAAGILATVPYQERGSRTRHEYRLTPKGRDLWPVLVALRQWGETYVGDPEGPVLDIRHRDCGAPVRVVVECPDDHTALSPREVTVSPGPAARPRG, from the coding sequence ATGAAGTGGCTCGAGACGAGCACCGAGAACTGCACGGTCCAGCGCACCCTCGACCTGGTCGGCGAGAAGTGGACGCTGCTGCTCGTGCGCGACGCCTTCGTCGGGGTCCGTCGCTTCGACGACTTCCGCCGTCATATGGGGCTCTCCGAGGCGGTCCTCGCCGACCGGCTGCGCAAGCTGGTCGCGGCCGGGATCCTGGCCACCGTCCCCTACCAGGAGCGCGGCAGCCGGACCCGGCACGAGTACCGCCTCACACCCAAGGGCCGCGACCTGTGGCCCGTCCTGGTGGCCCTGCGGCAGTGGGGCGAGACCTACGTCGGCGATCCCGAGGGGCCGGTCCTGGACATCCGGCACCGCGACTGCGGCGCCCCGGTCCGGGTGGTGGTCGAGTGCCCCGACGACCACACGGCGCTCTCCCCGCGAGAGGTCACGGTGTCGCCGGGACCGGCTGCCCGTCCGCGCGGCTGA
- a CDS encoding acyltransferase, translated as MTTATRAPRPPSATETAATPESPSSAAAPSLPSLTGLRWVAALLVFGLHVNNFRYFDGTAGRTVNWAFGAGATGVSFFFVLSGFVLTWSARPGDRAPAFWRRRIARILPVHLVTAAIALLMAYTLAHQTKPTLRQGLANVLLVHSWWRPWWQTLDPVSWSLACEAFFYAAFPLLALLLRRLGGRGAAALAGASVLAVLALAWVDTHHRLGQPIDSLPAARLPEFVLGAAVARLVLLDRWRGPGLEASLALAIIGYFFVPQVTVGYPATTCTVIGFALLIPAAAVADLRGLPSLWRHRRLVRLGELSFAFYMVHLLVLRAGTNLLGVKPRYGVTEGLTVTAVAFAVSLGLSWILYEAVERPGRRLLLRGRRRTDTRLPAGGQPDA; from the coding sequence ATGACGACGGCGACCAGGGCGCCCCGGCCGCCGTCCGCCACCGAAACCGCCGCCACCCCCGAGAGTCCCTCGTCCGCCGCGGCGCCCTCACTGCCGTCCCTCACCGGGCTGCGCTGGGTCGCCGCGCTGCTGGTCTTCGGACTGCACGTGAACAACTTCCGCTATTTCGACGGAACCGCCGGCCGCACGGTGAACTGGGCGTTCGGGGCCGGCGCCACAGGTGTGTCGTTCTTCTTCGTGCTGTCCGGGTTCGTCCTGACCTGGTCCGCCCGTCCGGGCGACCGGGCACCCGCGTTCTGGCGGCGGCGCATCGCGCGCATCCTGCCGGTCCACCTGGTCACCGCCGCGATCGCGCTGCTCATGGCCTACACGCTGGCCCACCAGACGAAGCCGACGCTGCGCCAGGGGCTGGCAAATGTCCTGCTGGTGCATTCCTGGTGGCGCCCGTGGTGGCAGACACTGGACCCGGTCAGCTGGTCACTGGCCTGCGAGGCCTTCTTCTACGCCGCCTTCCCGCTGCTTGCCCTTCTGCTGCGCCGGCTCGGCGGGCGGGGAGCGGCGGCGCTGGCCGGGGCGTCGGTGCTGGCGGTCCTGGCACTGGCCTGGGTGGACACGCACCACCGGCTCGGCCAGCCGATCGACTCCCTCCCCGCCGCGCGTCTGCCCGAGTTCGTCCTCGGGGCCGCCGTCGCCCGGCTGGTGCTGCTCGACCGGTGGCGCGGACCCGGCCTGGAGGCCTCGCTCGCCCTGGCGATCATCGGCTACTTCTTCGTCCCGCAGGTCACCGTCGGCTACCCGGCCACCACCTGCACCGTCATCGGCTTCGCACTGCTCATCCCGGCGGCGGCCGTCGCGGACCTGCGCGGCCTGCCGTCGCTGTGGCGCCACCGGCGACTGGTACGGCTGGGGGAGCTCTCGTTCGCCTTCTACATGGTCCACCTGCTGGTCCTGCGGGCCGGGACCAACCTGCTCGGCGTCAAACCCCGCTACGGCGTGACGGAGGGCCTGACCGTCACCGCCGTAGCGTTCGCCGTCTCCCTCGGCCTGTCCTGGATCCTGTACGAGGCGGTGGAACGGCCCGGTAGACGCCTGCTGCTGCGAGGCCGCCGCCGCACCGACACGCGCCTGCCGGCCGGCGGGCAGCCGGACGCCTAG
- a CDS encoding PaaI family thioesterase — protein MDRSRTYDWDDPAISAAAVGQGSGLHFLRELLAGRLPAPPIAATLGMDLEEVDHGHAVFSIVPGEEHYNPIGSVHGGIYATMLDSAAGCAVQSTLPQGMAYTSLDLTVKFLRPITAGTGKVRAVGSVLSSGRRTALAEARLLDPADRLLAHATSSCMLFPAPAV, from the coding sequence ATGGACCGCTCTCGTACGTACGACTGGGACGACCCCGCGATCTCGGCGGCCGCCGTCGGGCAGGGCTCCGGCCTGCACTTCCTGCGGGAGCTACTCGCCGGTCGGCTGCCCGCGCCGCCGATCGCCGCCACTCTGGGCATGGACCTCGAAGAGGTGGACCACGGGCACGCCGTGTTCTCCATCGTGCCGGGGGAGGAGCACTACAATCCCATCGGCAGCGTCCACGGAGGGATCTACGCGACGATGCTCGACTCGGCGGCCGGCTGTGCCGTCCAGTCCACCCTGCCGCAGGGCATGGCCTACACCTCGCTCGACCTGACGGTGAAGTTCCTGCGCCCGATCACGGCCGGCACGGGCAAGGTCCGCGCCGTCGGCAGTGTCCTCAGCAGCGGCCGGCGCACCGCCCTCGCCGAAGCTCGGCTCCTCGACCCGGCCGACCGCCTTCTGGCCCACGCGACCAGCAGCTGCATGCTGTTCCCGGCACCGGCCGTCTGA